In one window of Brenneria goodwinii DNA:
- the ompR gene encoding two-component system response regulator OmpR: MQENYKILVVDDDMRLRALLERYLTEQGFQVRSVANAEQMDRLLTRESFHLMVLDLMLPGEDGLSICRRLRSQSNPMPIIMVTAKGEEVDRIVGLEIGADDYIPKPFNPRELLARIRAVLRRQANELPGAPSQEEAIIAFGKFKLNLGTREMFRDDEPMPLTSGEFAVLKALVSHPREPLSRDKLMNLARGREYSAMERSIDVQISRLRRMVEEDPAHPRYIQTVWGLGYVFVPDGSKA; this comes from the coding sequence ATGCAAGAAAACTATAAAATTCTGGTTGTAGATGACGATATGCGTTTGCGCGCGCTGTTGGAGCGTTATCTGACCGAGCAGGGTTTTCAGGTACGTAGCGTTGCCAATGCTGAACAGATGGATCGTTTATTGACCCGCGAGTCATTTCACCTGATGGTGTTGGATCTGATGCTGCCGGGTGAAGACGGTCTGTCTATTTGCCGTCGTTTGCGCAGCCAAAGCAATCCCATGCCCATCATCATGGTGACGGCGAAAGGGGAGGAGGTTGATCGTATCGTCGGCCTGGAAATCGGCGCTGATGATTACATTCCCAAACCGTTTAACCCACGCGAGCTGCTGGCCCGCATTCGCGCGGTGCTGCGCCGTCAGGCCAATGAGTTGCCGGGCGCGCCTTCGCAGGAAGAGGCGATTATTGCGTTTGGCAAATTCAAACTGAATCTGGGAACGCGTGAAATGTTCCGTGATGACGAACCGATGCCGTTAACCAGCGGCGAGTTCGCCGTTCTTAAAGCGCTGGTCAGCCATCCGCGTGAACCGCTGTCGCGCGACAAACTGATGAATCTGGCGCGCGGCCGCGAATACAGCGCAATGGAGCGCTCCATTGACGTGCAGATTTCTCGTTTGCGCCGCATGGTGGAAGAAGATCCGGCGCATCCGCGCTATATCCAAACGGTTTGGGGCCTGGGTTACGTCTTTGTGCCGGACGGCAGTAAAGCATGA
- the envZ gene encoding two-component system sensor histidine kinase EnvZ, whose translation MRRWRFSPRSSFARTLLLIVTLLFVSLVTTYLVVLNFAILPSLQQFNKVLAYEVRMLMTDSLQLEDGSTLEVPPAFRREIYRELGISLYTNAAAEESGLRWAQHYKFLSQQMAQQLGGPTDVRVEVSKNTPVVWLKTWLSPDIWVRVPLTEIHQGDFSPLFRYTLAIMLLVIGGAWLFIRVQNRPLVELEHAALQVGKGIIPPPLREYGASEVRSVTRAFNQMASGVKLLADDRTLLMAGVSHDLRTPLTRIRLATEMMNKKDDYLAESINKDIEECNAIIEQFIDYLRTGQEMQTEVADLNAIMGEVVADESGYERQIDSEFCDGELPVRVSPLSIKRAALNLVVNATRYGNGWIKVSTGREEQRAWFQVEDDGPGIDPAQLKHLFQPFVRGDSARSTSGTGLGLAIVQRIVDAHNGVLDVGTSDSGGLCVRAYLPLLPELADPHGSSAKA comes from the coding sequence ATGAGGCGATGGCGCTTTTCTCCGCGCAGCTCATTTGCCCGGACGCTGTTACTGATTGTCACGCTGTTGTTTGTCAGCCTGGTTACCACCTATCTGGTGGTGCTTAATTTCGCCATCCTACCGAGTTTGCAGCAGTTTAATAAGGTGCTGGCTTACGAAGTAAGAATGCTGATGACCGACAGTCTGCAATTGGAGGACGGCTCCACGCTTGAGGTGCCGCCGGCGTTTCGGCGTGAGATTTACCGTGAGTTGGGTATTTCGTTATATACCAATGCCGCGGCGGAGGAGAGTGGCCTGCGCTGGGCCCAGCATTATAAGTTTTTGAGCCAGCAGATGGCGCAACAATTGGGAGGACCGACCGACGTCCGGGTTGAAGTCAGTAAAAATACCCCGGTCGTGTGGTTGAAAACCTGGCTGTCGCCGGATATCTGGGTGCGGGTGCCGTTAACCGAAATTCATCAGGGTGATTTCTCACCGCTTTTCCGTTACACGTTGGCGATTATGCTATTGGTGATTGGCGGCGCGTGGCTGTTTATCCGGGTACAGAACCGTCCGCTGGTTGAGCTGGAACATGCCGCCTTGCAGGTCGGGAAGGGCATTATTCCGCCGCCGTTGCGAGAGTACGGCGCCTCGGAGGTGCGCTCGGTTACCCGGGCCTTTAATCAGATGGCGTCCGGCGTGAAGCTGCTGGCTGACGATCGCACCCTGCTGATGGCGGGGGTCAGTCATGATCTGCGTACCCCGTTGACGCGTATTCGTCTGGCGACGGAAATGATGAACAAGAAAGACGACTATCTGGCGGAATCGATCAATAAAGACATTGAAGAGTGCAATGCCATTATTGAGCAGTTCATCGACTATTTGCGTACCGGCCAGGAGATGCAGACGGAAGTGGCCGACCTCAATGCCATTATGGGCGAGGTGGTGGCCGACGAAAGCGGTTATGAGCGCCAGATAGACAGTGAGTTTTGCGATGGTGAACTGCCGGTCCGCGTCAGTCCGTTATCGATTAAACGCGCTGCGCTGAATCTGGTGGTGAACGCGACCCGTTACGGTAACGGATGGATAAAGGTCAGCACCGGACGGGAAGAGCAGCGCGCCTGGTTTCAGGTCGAGGATGATGGCCCGGGGATTGACCCCGCGCAGCTCAAACATCTTTTCCAGCCTTTTGTACGGGGCGACAGCGCGCGCAGCACCAGCGGCACCGGCTTAGGGCTGGCGATTGTGCAGCGAATCGTCGATGCCCATAACGGCGTGCTTGATGTCGGCACCAGCGATAGCGGCGGGCTGTGCGTGCGGGCCTATTTGCCTTTGCTGCCCGAACTTGCTGATCCACACGGTAGTTCAGCGAAAGCATAG
- the pckA gene encoding phosphoenolpyruvate carboxykinase (ATP) → MQIKGITPKALAAYGIQDVRDIAYNPSYDLLFKEEIDPTLQGYERGTETQLGAVAVDTGIFTGRSPKDKYIVRDDVTRDSVWWSDQGKGTNDNHPLSQEIWTHLKQLVTRQLSSKRLFIVDAFCGANPDSRLKVRFITEVAWQAHFVKNMFIRPSDEELQGFEPDFIVMNGAKCTNPQWREQGLNSENFVAFNLTERIQLIGGTWYGGEMKKGMFSIMNYLLPLKGIASMHCSANVGEQGDVAVFFGLSGTGKTTLSTDPKRQLIGDDEHGWDDDGVFNFEGGCYAKTIKLSKEAEPDIYGAIKRDALLENVMVLADGSVDFNDGSKTENTRVSYPIYHIQNIVKPVSKAGHATKVIFLTADAFGVLPPVSRLTSDQTQYHFLSGFTAKLAGTERGVTEPTPTFSACFGAAFLTLHPTQYAEVLVKRMKAAGAQAYLVNTGWNGTGKRISIKDTRGIIDAILNGSIDDAEMQTLPIFDLAIPRSLPGVDPEILDPRDTYADQAQWQEKAEDLARRFITNFDKYTDAPAGAALVKAGPKL, encoded by the coding sequence ATGCAGATCAAAGGTATAACACCAAAGGCTCTTGCGGCTTATGGAATCCAAGATGTCCGCGATATTGCCTACAATCCCAGCTACGATTTACTTTTTAAAGAAGAAATCGACCCAACTCTACAAGGTTATGAACGCGGCACAGAAACCCAGCTGGGTGCGGTAGCCGTCGATACCGGCATTTTTACCGGACGTTCCCCAAAAGATAAATACATCGTTCGCGATGACGTCACCCGCGATAGCGTATGGTGGTCGGATCAGGGGAAAGGGACGAATGACAACCATCCCTTGAGTCAGGAAATCTGGACGCATCTCAAGCAGCTCGTCACCCGTCAACTGTCCAGTAAACGCCTGTTTATCGTTGACGCGTTCTGTGGCGCCAACCCGGACAGCCGGCTGAAAGTCCGATTTATTACTGAAGTCGCCTGGCAGGCGCACTTTGTGAAAAACATGTTTATTCGTCCAAGCGATGAGGAACTACAGGGGTTCGAACCTGATTTCATCGTCATGAACGGCGCCAAGTGCACCAATCCGCAATGGCGGGAACAGGGGTTGAATTCTGAAAACTTCGTCGCCTTCAATCTGACGGAGCGTATTCAACTGATTGGCGGCACCTGGTACGGCGGCGAAATGAAAAAAGGGATGTTCTCCATCATGAACTACCTGCTGCCGCTGAAAGGCATCGCCTCCATGCACTGTTCGGCCAACGTGGGCGAACAAGGCGATGTTGCCGTATTCTTCGGCCTGTCCGGTACGGGCAAAACCACCCTGTCCACCGACCCCAAACGCCAGTTGATTGGTGATGATGAGCACGGTTGGGATGACGACGGCGTTTTCAACTTTGAAGGCGGCTGCTACGCTAAAACCATTAAGCTGTCCAAAGAAGCGGAACCGGACATCTACGGCGCGATCAAGCGCGATGCGCTGCTGGAAAACGTCATGGTGCTGGCTGACGGCAGCGTTGACTTCAATGACGGTTCAAAAACCGAGAATACCCGCGTTTCCTATCCGATCTATCACATCCAGAACATTGTCAAACCCGTCTCCAAGGCCGGACATGCGACAAAAGTCATTTTCCTGACGGCGGATGCTTTTGGCGTATTACCTCCGGTTTCGCGTTTGACATCCGATCAAACGCAGTACCATTTCCTGTCTGGCTTCACCGCCAAACTGGCGGGAACGGAACGCGGCGTGACCGAGCCTACGCCAACGTTTTCCGCTTGCTTCGGCGCCGCCTTCCTGACGCTGCATCCGACGCAATACGCGGAAGTGCTGGTGAAACGGATGAAAGCGGCCGGCGCCCAGGCTTACCTGGTCAATACCGGCTGGAACGGAACCGGGAAACGTATCTCGATCAAGGATACGCGCGGGATTATCGATGCCATTCTGAATGGCAGCATCGATGATGCGGAAATGCAGACGTTGCCGATCTTCGATCTGGCGATCCCCAGGTCATTGCCAGGCGTTGATCCCGAAATCCTCGATCCGCGCGATACTTACGCCGATCAAGCGCAATGGCAGGAGAAAGCGGAGGATTTGGCCCGGCGGTTTATCACTAACTTTGATAAATACACCGATGCGCCCGCAGGAGCAGCCTTAGTTAAGGCGGGACCGAAACTGTAA
- the hslO gene encoding Hsp33 family molecular chaperone HslO: MSTHDQLHRYLFENYAVRGELVTVSDTFQHILANHDYPEPVQNLLGEMLVATSLLTATLKFSGDITVQLQGDGPLKLAVINGNHQQQMRGVARLQGEIAQDSSLKDMVGNGYLVITITPTEGERYQGVVGLEGDTLADCLENYFLQSEQLPTRLFIRTGRHEGRMAAAGMLLQVLPAQNAGHDDFDHLAQLTATVKTDELFTLAANDVLYRLYHQEEVTVYEPQAVVFQCHCSRARCAEALMTLSESEVTEMLEEDGEIDMHCDYCGNHYVFNAEDVQAFKQQSPKHLLH, encoded by the coding sequence ATGTCCACTCATGACCAACTACATCGTTATCTGTTCGAAAATTATGCCGTCCGTGGCGAGTTGGTGACAGTCAGCGATACCTTCCAGCATATTCTGGCGAATCATGACTATCCGGAGCCGGTACAAAATCTGCTGGGAGAAATGCTGGTTGCCACCAGCCTGTTAACGGCCACGTTAAAATTCAGCGGCGATATAACCGTTCAGCTTCAGGGCGACGGACCGTTGAAGCTGGCCGTCATCAACGGCAACCATCAGCAACAGATGCGCGGCGTAGCCCGCCTGCAGGGTGAAATCGCGCAGGATAGTTCGCTCAAGGATATGGTCGGCAACGGTTATCTGGTCATTACCATTACGCCGACGGAAGGCGAACGGTATCAGGGCGTCGTCGGATTAGAAGGCGATACCCTTGCCGATTGCCTGGAAAACTATTTCCTGCAATCCGAACAGCTCCCGACCCGACTATTTATCCGTACCGGTCGGCATGAAGGGCGGATGGCCGCCGCGGGCATGTTGTTACAGGTGTTGCCGGCGCAAAATGCCGGACACGATGATTTCGATCACCTGGCGCAGCTCACGGCTACGGTCAAAACCGATGAGCTGTTTACGCTTGCGGCTAACGACGTCCTCTATCGGCTTTATCATCAGGAAGAGGTAACGGTATACGAACCGCAGGCGGTCGTCTTCCAGTGCCATTGCTCGCGCGCCCGTTGCGCGGAAGCATTAATGACGCTTTCCGAAAGTGAAGTGACCGAAATGCTGGAAGAAGATGGCGAAATCGATATGCATTGTGATTATTGCGGAAATCACTATGTGTTCAACGCCGAAGATGTTCAGGCGTTCAAACAGCAGTCACCAAAGCATTTACTGCATTAA